CTCCAGTCCGCCAATCCCTTGTGCCAGCAGATGCATCACCAGTGCATGCCAGGATTCACCGGCTGCAGCGCGTATAACATAATGACTGGCTTGTTCTTCGATAGCCACGCCACGATTGGCCATTTGGATCACTGTGCCCGCATAATCGCTCAGGAACACACTGTTACTGCCCTCACCTAAAATATAAAACGGCGTACTAAAGTCGTGGTCGTAAAGCTGCGCCGGATCCGTTATACGCAGCAAGGTGCTGCATGACGCCGGTAGCGAGAATGTGTGTAATGACTGCAAAGAATGCACACCCGAACCCTGTAACTAATGCAAAATTGCCGCTAGTGTAGCCTATCCTTGGCTCTGGCGCATCAAGGTGTCATTTTGGCACTTAAGTGGTATAACATCGGCTCTACTCACATCATGAGCAAGGATAATAATGAAACTTTCTGCCCTAACCTTTGGTCTTGCCTTAGCAGGCCTGTCACATACCGCGCTGAGTGCTCAGGCGGTGGACGAACACACCTATGCCAACCTCAACGACGTGATCAGTACACACCTTCACCTGGACCTGGATGTCGACTTTGCAGACAAACAGCTGGAAGGTTTTGTGGAACACACGCTGGAATGGCAAAACAAACAAGCCAGAACCCTGGTGCTGGATACCCGAGACCTTGAAATAGACAAGGTGATGTATCAGGGCAGCAACGGCAAATGGCATCCTGCCTCTTTCACCCTTGCTAAACGCGATGATGTGAAAGGCGCCAAACTGACTATCCGCTTTAAGCAACAAGCGAAAAAAGCGCGCATCTACTATAACAGCTTGCCACAGGCATCCGGTCTGCAATGGCTGACGCCAGAGCAAACCGCCAGTAAGTCACATCCTTTTATGTACAGCCAGTCTCAGGCTATCCACGCCCGCAGCTGGATCCCCGTCCAGGACACCCCAGCGATGCGCGTAACCTACTCTGCGCGTGTTAATACACCCAAAGATGTGCGTGCCGTCATGAGTGCCGACAACAGTGGCGCGTTAATCAAAGACGGCGACTATTGGTTTGATATGCCGCAGGCCATTCCGCCTTACCTTATCGCCATCGGCGCCGGTAACCTCGAATATAAAGAGATGTCGCACCAAACCGCCATCTTTGCTGAGCCACAGATCTTAGATGCCTCAGTTGCTGAGTTTAATGATACCCAGGCGATGATAGATAAAACCAACGCCATGTACGGCGAATATGCCTGGGGACGCTACGACTTACTGATGCTGCCGCCGAGCTTCCCGTTTGGTGGCATGGAAAACCCACGCTTATCCTTTATTACGCCTACCGTCGTTGCGGGTGACAAAAGCCTGGTTAACCTGATCGCTCACGAGCTGGCGCATTCCTGGTCGGGCAATCTGGTCACCAATGCCACCTGGGAAGACCTGTGGCTGAACGAAGGTTTTACCTCTTATGTCGAAAACCGCATTATGGAAGAAGTATTTGGTCGTGAGCGCGCGGTCATGGAGCAGGCACTGGATTCCGCCAGACTGCGGACCGTCGTTGAAGAGTTGCCGGCACCGGATACGCGCCTGAACCTGCGCCTCAATGGTCGCGATCCGGACGATGCATTCAGCACGGTTCCTTACACTAAAGGTCAACTGTTCCTGATCTACCTGGAAGAAAAGTTTGGCCGTAACGTGTTTGACGCCTTTGTGAAAGGCTACTTTGACGCCTACGCATTTAAATCGCTGACCACCGCCGAGTTTGTTCAATATATAGAGAAACACCTCATCAACAAACATCCTGGCATAGTCAGCATGGATAAGGTTAATGAGTGGATCCACCAACCGGGATTACCTGCTGATGCACCGAATCCGACCTCAGATGCATTTGATAAAGTCGATGCCGCTACAAAGGCCTGGTTAGCTGGCAACAGCACGCTTAGTGCCATTCCCACCGCCAGCTGGACGGTGCATGAGTGGCTGCACTTTATCAATAACCTGCCGCGCGACCTGGACAAGGACAAAATGGCCGCCCTGGATCAGGCGTTTGGTCTGACCAACTCAACCAATGCCGAATTGGCCTTTGCCTGGTTTATGCTAGCCGTTGGCAATGGCTATGACGCCATTTACCCTGCGCTTGATAAGCACCTGACCGGGATTGGCCGCCGTAAGCTCATCGTGCGCTTGTACAAGTCACTGGTTGCCAATGGCAAGCGCGACTGGGCTTATGAAGTGTATCAAAAAGCCCGCCCAGGCTATCACCCGTTAGCACAAGGCACCATAGATGCCATCTTTGCTAAATAATTGATAGCGGCAATAGTACAGCCTCATTGAGGCTGTACTTTTTGTAAAAACGCCGCGCGCTGAGCTGGGCTCGCCTGCTGCCACCAAAACTCCAGCATCGCCGCTGCGTCGGGCTTACCTGCCTGAGGCGCTGCGGGTACAGCGTCAGACAAAGCTGGCTTATCAGCTTGAGTCGCCACAGGCGGCTCGACAGGTAAAGAGTCGGCATAACCTGGCTTAGTCACTGGGGTTTTAAGTCTTTCTGACGCTTGCGGTACAGAGCGGATCCGCAGTTGTTCAGTCAGTGTTTTGACTGGCGTGCGTGTCCCATCTGGCGATTTCAGCCACAGCTGTGGCTGCTTTGCAAACTGCTTAGCGGCTTTGAGTGTATCGGCCCTATCAAACTCCACGTGGTAATCCCCCTGCTCAGCCACCTCAACGGTCACCCAAAACGGTTTTGACTCAATCACTTCGTGGTCGTCGTACCCGACCTCGTACAGATCCGTATATTTAAGGCGCAGCTGGTGTCTGCCCGCTGCCAGCGACAGCTCCCGTACTTTATTAAAAAACGAGTGCTCTATTTCCTTTTGCCCGACCTGCAACGGCAGCAACTCTTCGGGAAAATATAACTGTGCCGCCAACGCTTGCCCACTGAGCAAACTGACCAGCAGAAAGTAAAAAATGCGTGTTTTCTTCATATTTCCTCTTTATTTTGTTGTTAATGTGGCTGACACTTAGCTTTGAACCTAAAACTGCAACAGAGCATCCAAGCGTTTCGTTCAGGCCATCTACCTGCACTCAATGCGGTTGTCAGATGATTAAACTCTGAACAACCATTTTCGCTTGTATCTTACTCTCTGCACGCTATGCTGATCAGCTAAACTATCGTCTAC
The Pseudoalteromonas viridis DNA segment above includes these coding regions:
- a CDS encoding DUF2057 domain-containing protein, with amino-acid sequence MKKTRIFYFLLVSLLSGQALAAQLYFPEELLPLQVGQKEIEHSFFNKVRELSLAAGRHQLRLKYTDLYEVGYDDHEVIESKPFWVTVEVAEQGDYHVEFDRADTLKAAKQFAKQPQLWLKSPDGTRTPVKTLTEQLRIRSVPQASERLKTPVTKPGYADSLPVEPPVATQADKPALSDAVPAAPQAGKPDAAAMLEFWWQQASPAQRAAFLQKVQPQ
- a CDS encoding M1 family metallopeptidase, yielding MKLSALTFGLALAGLSHTALSAQAVDEHTYANLNDVISTHLHLDLDVDFADKQLEGFVEHTLEWQNKQARTLVLDTRDLEIDKVMYQGSNGKWHPASFTLAKRDDVKGAKLTIRFKQQAKKARIYYNSLPQASGLQWLTPEQTASKSHPFMYSQSQAIHARSWIPVQDTPAMRVTYSARVNTPKDVRAVMSADNSGALIKDGDYWFDMPQAIPPYLIAIGAGNLEYKEMSHQTAIFAEPQILDASVAEFNDTQAMIDKTNAMYGEYAWGRYDLLMLPPSFPFGGMENPRLSFITPTVVAGDKSLVNLIAHELAHSWSGNLVTNATWEDLWLNEGFTSYVENRIMEEVFGRERAVMEQALDSARLRTVVEELPAPDTRLNLRLNGRDPDDAFSTVPYTKGQLFLIYLEEKFGRNVFDAFVKGYFDAYAFKSLTTAEFVQYIEKHLINKHPGIVSMDKVNEWIHQPGLPADAPNPTSDAFDKVDAATKAWLAGNSTLSAIPTASWTVHEWLHFINNLPRDLDKDKMAALDQAFGLTNSTNAELAFAWFMLAVGNGYDAIYPALDKHLTGIGRRKLIVRLYKSLVANGKRDWAYEVYQKARPGYHPLAQGTIDAIFAK